In a genomic window of Trichoderma atroviride chromosome 4, complete sequence:
- a CDS encoding uncharacterized protein (CAZy:AA4), which produces MKSLFSNARFLRRLQNKIPGIRATSSFSQFQRQRKGSAVFLLTGLFLGVAATTSTPVLTLTSNTTIDTPPRWSGIAREPLLHSKYADKNTMLNAVGEIRRALGTEAVSTDTDDITAHSYSEWSSTNIETKPVAIVRPKTTEQVSAIAKICTKYKVPMTPYGAGSSLEGNFSSPFSGVCIDLSGMNKVVDFHPDDMDVVVQAGVNWMKLNAEIKDSGLFLPPDPDPMANIGGMIATNCSGTNAMRYGAMKDYIVNLTVVLADGTVIKTRQRPRKTSAGYNLNSLFTGSEGTLGIITEATLKLAILPTNFSVAAVAFKSIHAAAAAASSLVRAGLPMAALELMDEVQMETINRGGGTEGRMWEENPTLFIKFSGTQNAVEESIQEARAICRRHNASTFEGVTTKKEMNSLWLARKEAMLKAIASKPEGAALWATDVAVPLSRMADLIEESKARATSHGLTNSTIGHVGDGNFHQGMFYRPDLASDREKVLDCVYTMVDRAVEMEGTVTGEHGIGIGKKHGLIKEVGLPTIGVMKALKDALDPHWLLNPGKVFDE; this is translated from the exons ATGAAGTCTCTATTCAGCAATGCAAGGTTTCTGAGGCGACTGCAGAATAAGATTCCAGGCATTCGGGCGACATCATCCTTTTCGCAATTCCAAAGACAGCGCAAAGGGTCTGCAGTTTTTCTGTTAACTGGCTTGTTCCTTGGGGTTGCTGCAACAACGTCAACACCAGTGCTCACACTGACATCAAACACAACTATCGATACACCACCGCGATGGAGTGGAATTGCTCGAGAGCCCTTGCTGCACTCCAAGTATGCTGATAAAAATACAATGTTAAAC GCTGTTGGTGAGATCCGACGTGCGCTGGGAACAGAAGCCGTGAGCACCGATACAGATGACATAACAGCCCATAGCTATTCCGAATGGTCATCGACCAACATAGAGACAAAGCCAGTTGCCATTGTGCGACCCAAGACCACAGAGCAAGTATCAGCAATTGCAAAGATATGCACCAAATACAAAGTGCCAATGACGCCATACGGAGCCGGATCCAGCCTCGAAGGAAACTTTAGCTCTCCCTTTTCAGGTGTATGCATCGACCTATCCGGAATGAACAAGGTTGTTGACTTTCACCCCGATGATATGGACGTTGTAGTACAAGCTGGAGTCAACTGGATGAAGCTCAACGCAGAAATAAAAGACAGCGGCCTCTTCTTGCCTCCTGATCCGGACCCAATGGCTAACATCGGCGGCATGATTGCCACCAACTGCAGTGGAACCAATGCCATGAGATACGGCGCAATGAAAGACTACATTGTCAATCTGACTGTTGTTCTGGCGGATGGCACAGTCATCAAAACGCGGCAAAGGCCGAGAAAGACATCGGCTGGATACAACCTTAACTCTTTGTTCACCGGATCAGAAGGCACTCTCGGTATTATCACAGAGGCCACGCTCAAGTTGGCGATACTGCCGACGAACTTTAGCGTAGCAGCAGTGGCCTTCAAATCAATCcatgccgcagcagccgcagcatcttcattggTTCGTGCAGGACTCCCTATGGCCGCCTTGGAATTGATGGATGAAGTGCAAATGGAGACAATAAATAGGGGTGGAGGAACCGAGGGCAGGATGTGGGAGGAAAATCCAACACTATTCATAAA GTTCTCAGGTACTCAGAATGCAGTCGAAGAGAGCATTCAAGAGGCCCGAGCCATATGTCGCCGTCATAACGCCAGCACATTCGAAGGCGTAACTACCAAAAAAGAGATGAATTCTTTATGGTTGGCTAGAAAAGAAGCCATGTTGAAAGCAATCGCATCGAAGCCAGAAGGCGCTGCCTTGTGGGCCACAGACGTTGCTGTGCCCCTATCACGCATGGCTGATCTCATCG AGGAGTCCAAAGCAAGAGCAACTAGCCATGGTCTCACGAATTCTACCATCGGACATGTGGGAGACGGCAACTTTCATCAAGGAATGTTCTATCGTCCCGACTTGGCTAGCGATAGGGAGAAAGTGTTGGACTGCGTGTATACAATGGTAGATAGGGCAGTTGAGATGGAGGGAACTGTGACA GGCGAGCACGGGATTGGCATTGGGAAGAAG CATGGTCTTATCAAAGAGGTGGGCTTGCCGACGATTGGCGTTATGAAGGCCTTGAAGGATGCACTTGATCCGCA TTGGCTACTGAATCCGGGAAAAGTGTTTGATGAATGA
- a CDS encoding uncharacterized protein (EggNog:ENOG41) yields MDVASQPPSGPHAMASILPDSDTPSASSEVSPPASPLRHSTTHHEEQEPASDEDGYRQYQQYYGQEQEDDQDHYRDHYQEYQDYQQEHQQEQYQEHQEHSPDDVQLQLQHQHHPGSATIAAPAPNPIRTSIAASHSRSQTLDYVDSSAPTLISPVAVSSLPFRFSGPIKRKPVSSAAPSSLVTQYLAHGPPVQTTIDLPKPDHRFARSPSVDSPTFYPYLPSAKSSVRASHLSESRTAPAPTDDETPTASGNNSTHGGGPSPAETADTEFSDALSEYDDLLSDLAPGATPDNVRIAKQEQTFAKVTGRNLSTGFYFWLGQSLALSHRSDVPPLTVSILTKSPE; encoded by the exons ATGGACGTCGCATCGCAACCTCCCAGCGGGCCCCATGCCATGGCGTCGATCCTGCCAGACTCTGATACGCCGTCTGCTTCATCTGAAGTCTCTCCACCTGCATCGCCGTTGAGGCATAGCACCACCCACCACGAGGAACAAGAGCCAGCATCAGACGAAGACGGCTACCGGCAGTACCAGCAGTACTACGGCCAGGAACAAGAAGACGACCAGGACCACTACCGGGACCACTACCAAGAGTACCAAGACTACCAACAGGAGCACCAACAAGAGCAGTACCAAGAACACCAAGAGCATTCCCCAGACGAcgtccagctccagctccagcaccaacaCCATCCGGGGTCAGCAACCATTGCCGCTCCTGCTCCCAATCCCATACGCACTAGCATCGctgccagccacagccgGTCCCAGACGCTCGACTACGTCGACTCTTCTGCTCCCACCCTCATCTCTCCCGTGGCCGTCTCGTCTCTCCCCTTTCGCTTCTCCGGTCCCATCAAGCGGAAGCCCGTGTCCAGCGCCGCACCGTCCTCTCTGGTCACGCAGTATCTCGCCCACGGCCCTCCCGTCCAAACCACCATCGACCTACCCAAACCGGATCACAGATTCGCACGGTCGCCCTCTGTCGACAGTCCCACCTTCTACCCGTACCTTCCTTCTGCCAAGTCTTCGGTGCGAGCATCACA CCTGTCCGAATCCAgaacagcgccagcgccaaccGACGACGAAACACCGACTGCCTCGGGAAACAATTCCACGCACGGTGGTGGGCCTTCTCCCGCTGAAACAGCTGACACCGAGTTCTCTGATGCCCTGTCAGAATACGACGATTTGCTCTCAGATCTAGCACCCGGCGCCACTCCCGACAACGT ACGGATCGCCAAACAGGAACAAACCTTTGCCAAGGTCACCGGGCGCAACCTCTCCACTGGCTTCTATTTTTGGCTGGGGCAATCCCTCGCCCTCAGCCACAGATCTGACGTCCCTCCCCTCACCGTCTCCATTCTCACCAAATCCCCAGAAT